The Haloplanus salinarum genome includes a region encoding these proteins:
- a CDS encoding tRNA pseudouridine(54/55) synthase Pus10, with protein MTLLDDARRLAATGPVCDACLGRVFADRSFGLTNAERGRSLRIAAALDDDDDFDPVDTADCWVCEGRCTEFDDWAARAADAVEGVEFDTYQVGTRTPPLIEENERLLREEVDAEPDAGEPFKMEFNREVGKRIGRRVDAEVDFERPHVQFVLDVADDRVETTINSAFVYGRYRKLERGIPQTEWPCRECNGSGRRGREPCDHCDGSGYLYDRSVEELIAPVVEDVMDGVDALFHGAGREDVDARMLDTGRPFVVEVKEPRRRRIDVGRLESDVNAFADGAVEVTGLRLATYGMVERVKELDASKTYRADVEFDAPVEADTLAAALDDLDGATVEQYTPQRVDHRRANLTRTREVYEATGELVDPRHATVEIHGAGGLYIKELVSGDEGRTEPSLAGLLGVDARVTALDVLAVTGEDEPFEDETYFL; from the coding sequence ATGACCCTCCTGGACGACGCGCGCCGACTCGCCGCGACGGGGCCGGTGTGTGACGCGTGTCTGGGGCGCGTGTTCGCCGACCGGAGTTTCGGACTGACCAACGCCGAGCGGGGCCGGTCCCTGCGGATCGCCGCCGCCCTCGACGACGACGACGACTTCGACCCCGTCGACACGGCCGACTGCTGGGTGTGCGAGGGCCGGTGTACCGAGTTCGACGACTGGGCGGCCCGGGCCGCCGACGCCGTCGAGGGCGTCGAGTTCGACACCTACCAGGTCGGCACCCGGACGCCGCCGCTGATCGAGGAGAACGAGCGCCTGCTCCGCGAGGAGGTCGACGCCGAGCCGGACGCGGGCGAACCCTTCAAGATGGAGTTCAACCGCGAAGTGGGCAAGCGGATCGGCCGCCGCGTCGACGCGGAGGTCGACTTCGAGCGCCCGCACGTACAGTTCGTCCTCGACGTCGCCGACGACCGGGTCGAGACCACGATCAACTCCGCGTTCGTCTACGGCCGGTACCGCAAACTCGAACGCGGGATCCCACAGACCGAGTGGCCCTGCCGGGAGTGTAACGGCAGCGGTCGCCGGGGCCGGGAGCCGTGTGACCACTGCGACGGGAGCGGCTACCTCTACGACCGGAGCGTCGAGGAGCTGATCGCGCCCGTCGTCGAGGACGTGATGGACGGCGTCGACGCCCTGTTCCACGGCGCGGGCCGGGAGGACGTCGACGCCCGGATGCTCGACACCGGCCGGCCCTTCGTGGTCGAGGTGAAGGAGCCGCGGCGACGCCGGATCGACGTCGGACGACTGGAGTCGGACGTCAACGCCTTCGCCGACGGCGCCGTCGAGGTGACCGGGCTCCGGCTCGCCACTTACGGGATGGTCGAGCGGGTGAAGGAACTCGATGCGAGCAAGACCTACCGGGCCGACGTCGAGTTCGATGCCCCGGTCGAGGCCGACACCCTCGCCGCAGCCCTCGACGACCTCGACGGGGCGACGGTCGAACAGTACACGCCCCAGCGGGTCGACCACCGGCGGGCGAACCTGACCCGCACCCGCGAGGTGTACGAGGCGACGGGCGAACTCGTGGATCCCCGTCACGCCACGGTCGAGATACACGGCGCCGGGGGCCTCTACATCAAGGAACTCGTCTCCGGGGACGAGGGACGGACCGAACCGAGTCTGGCCGGCCTGCTCGGGGTCGACGCCCGCGTCACGGCGCTCGACGTCCTCGCCGTGACGGGTGAGGACGAACCGTTCGAGGACGAGACGTACTTCCTGTAG
- a CDS encoding DUF4112 domain-containing protein produces the protein MTRPSAATVDDPDVRSGDGADPAVDLDPAVAADLRRLRDLSRLLDDSIRVPGTHWRIGLDPVIGLVPVVGDAVGAALAAYVLSVAVRTGVPRATLARVAFVLWIDAVVGAVPVAGDLFDAYWKANRRTVGLLDARLADPASAAADRRYLWSVGLGAVGLGVATIVALAALGWWLAGALGMVT, from the coding sequence GTGACTCGCCCGTCGGCGGCCACGGTCGACGACCCGGACGTCCGGAGCGGCGACGGCGCCGATCCGGCCGTCGACCTCGACCCCGCGGTCGCCGCGGACCTCCGGCGCCTCCGCGACCTGAGTCGCCTCCTCGACGACTCGATCCGCGTGCCCGGCACCCACTGGCGGATCGGCCTCGACCCGGTGATCGGCCTCGTGCCGGTAGTCGGCGACGCGGTCGGCGCCGCCCTCGCGGCGTACGTCCTCTCGGTGGCGGTCCGCACGGGCGTCCCGCGGGCGACGCTGGCGCGGGTGGCGTTCGTCCTCTGGATCGACGCCGTCGTCGGGGCCGTCCCCGTCGCCGGCGATCTGTTCGACGCGTACTGGAAGGCCAACCGCCGGACCGTGGGGCTGCTCGACGCCCGGCTCGCCGATCCGGCGTCGGCGGCCGCCGACAGGCGGTACCTGTGGTCGGTCGGCCTCGGGGCCGTGGGCCTCGGCGTGGCGACCATCGTCGCCCTAGCCGCGCTCGGCTGGTGGCTCGCCGGCGCCCTGGGAATGGTAACTTAA
- a CDS encoding site-2 protease family protein translates to MRSYTITEIWDIPIRINTSLLLFLPILAWLIGSGQQIELYAGFIEGFTGVGFDLARLRAGSTPWLIGIAAAVGLFVSVTVHELGHSWVAQRYGLEIESITLWILGGIAALTTFPKEWDREFWIAIAGPVSSLLVTAVCYAGVLLLPGSFQVSRFVVGWLAITNVVLAGFNLLPAFPMDGGRVLRALLARSYPYGTATRIAARIGVGFAFLFAIVGVLNFQIILLLLAFFIYGAATTESKTVLLDELLDGIIVGDIMTGDPATVAASTTVEDFGTRLLRDRRPVHLVTDDDGTPVGIVTLDDLKDAPRGDHSSMTVREIMRDVPRIDATADAFDTLVQLQGMGGIDAIVERDGTLAGVLSEADYAHAMTIQRGFRSGVGG, encoded by the coding sequence ATGCGAAGCTACACGATCACCGAGATCTGGGACATCCCGATCCGCATCAACACGTCGTTGTTGCTCTTTCTTCCCATCCTCGCGTGGCTGATCGGGAGCGGCCAACAGATCGAACTCTACGCCGGGTTCATCGAGGGATTCACCGGCGTCGGGTTCGACCTCGCCCGCCTCCGCGCGGGATCGACCCCGTGGCTGATCGGCATCGCTGCGGCGGTCGGGCTGTTCGTGAGCGTGACCGTCCACGAACTCGGTCACTCGTGGGTTGCGCAGCGCTACGGGCTGGAGATCGAATCGATCACCCTCTGGATCCTCGGCGGTATCGCCGCCCTGACGACGTTCCCCAAGGAGTGGGACCGCGAGTTCTGGATCGCCATCGCCGGCCCCGTCTCCAGCCTCCTCGTCACCGCGGTCTGTTATGCCGGCGTCCTCCTTCTCCCCGGCTCGTTCCAGGTGTCGCGGTTCGTCGTCGGCTGGCTCGCCATCACGAACGTCGTCCTGGCGGGGTTCAACCTCCTTCCGGCCTTCCCCATGGACGGCGGCCGGGTCCTGCGTGCGCTGCTCGCCCGGTCGTACCCCTACGGCACCGCGACCCGGATCGCCGCGCGGATCGGCGTCGGCTTCGCCTTTCTCTTTGCCATCGTGGGCGTCCTCAACTTCCAGATCATCCTCCTGCTCCTCGCCTTCTTCATCTACGGGGCCGCGACGACGGAGTCGAAGACGGTCCTCCTCGACGAGCTCCTCGACGGCATCATCGTCGGCGACATCATGACCGGCGACCCCGCGACCGTCGCCGCGTCGACGACCGTCGAGGACTTCGGCACCCGCCTGCTCCGTGACCGCCGGCCGGTCCACCTCGTGACGGACGACGACGGCACCCCCGTCGGTATCGTCACGCTCGACGACCTGAAGGATGCCCCCCGTGGGGATCACTCCTCGATGACCGTCCGGGAGATCATGCGCGACGTGCCCCGGATCGACGCGACCGCCGACGCCTTCGATACCCTGGTCCAACTCCAGGGGATGGGCGGTATCGACGCCATCGTCGAACGCGACGGGACGCTGGCGGGTGTCCTCTCGGAGGCCGACTACGCCCACGCCATGACGATCCAGCGCGGGTTCCGGAGCGGCGTCGGCGGCTGA
- a CDS encoding thioredoxin family protein: MTVRLLDFYADWCGPCDAQDPILEELAEDYGDVEFEKVDVEQNQDTANEYQVQSLPTVVVENDDGIVDRFVGVTQRPDIEDALQRAGA; this comes from the coding sequence ATGACCGTTCGACTGCTCGATTTCTACGCCGACTGGTGTGGCCCGTGTGACGCACAGGACCCGATTCTGGAGGAACTGGCCGAGGACTACGGGGACGTCGAGTTCGAGAAAGTCGACGTCGAACAGAACCAGGACACCGCCAACGAGTATCAGGTACAGTCCCTCCCGACGGTGGTCGTCGAGAACGACGACGGCATCGTCGACCGCTTCGTCGGCGTCACCCAGCGACCCGACATCGAGGACGCCCTCCAGCGCGCCGGCGCGTAA